In one Rutidosis leptorrhynchoides isolate AG116_Rl617_1_P2 chromosome 8, CSIRO_AGI_Rlap_v1, whole genome shotgun sequence genomic region, the following are encoded:
- the LOC139861726 gene encoding uncharacterized protein: MECNKDEANRAKEIAENKFLNKDMNGAKKFALKAKTLYPTLDGINQLISVLDVYVAAENKINGELDYYEILGVGPATDDDTVKKQYRKLALSLHPDKNKSVGAEGAFQYVSEAWNLLSDKEKRSMYDHRRNVFMQRVQVHHKNGGSRPPNGFNCFTKSTAARKVTPTNAKDTTVKAKDTTSKAKSTTTKAKDSYATSKDTTVTAKDSTAKTKGTTAKAKYTTTEAKDTATKAKDSNPQVMDTTNVAKDTVTKAKGTGTKAKGTTSKAKGTSSKAKGTVIETKDNVRTGHTSLSNGKTVLKTFWTVCMRCKLQYEFGRMYVNRNLLCPTCYGPFRAIEVPPPNINGSAGNNILNQETCKIAGGETGQGTSSKWAPFKKAYSAADVDQAANLVQQTYEKVKREREEAQANTKREKALRRKLDKKTAKLSNSDAINGPIEVKKDVSDMGIKKGLIKKATMEIKKKLNEWSSETVKDWLPNEESKNLETESVPDPDFYDFDIDRSEKCFEEGQVWAAYCDDDEMPRTYAMIEKVITLTPFKMKICWYNLKPEYSGAYGEFKAGKHETVSSPNYFSHKANFTKRENGSVWVFPKKGDVCALYRNGKKSGFVKHAFEIMEVDAYDQETGGVTVTPLVKVAGYKTVFHRHVNTKETKVVMKTEMGRFSHQIPAYLITGRESLNAIKGCYELDPAAVPREFLHVIKNVNEGENGDDQMLETFDGLEDLKEADNMDVEN; the protein is encoded by the coding sequence ATGGAATGCAATAAAGATGAAGCCAATAGGGCAAAAGAAATCGCCGAAAATAAGTTTCTAAATAAAGATATGAACGGGGCAAAGAAATTTGCATTAAAGGCCAAAACTTTATATCCCACCCTTGATGGAATCAATCAATTAATATCAGTTCTAGACGTATACGTTGCTGCTGAAAACAAAATAAATGGGGAGTTGGATTACTACGAGATACTTGGTGTGGGCCCGGCAACAGACGATGATACAGTTAAGAAACAGTATCGAAAACTAGCGTTATCTCTTCATCCTGATAAGAATAAATCTGTAGGTGCTGAAGGTGCATTTCAATACGTTTCTGAAGCGTGGAATTTATTATCCGATAAGGAAAAACGATCAATGTATGATCATAGGAGAAACGTTTTTATGCAAAGAGTTCAAGTTCATCACAAAAATGGTGGTTCACGACCACCGAATGGTTTTAACTGTTTTACGAAGAGTACAGCTGCACGCAAGGTTACACCTACTAATGCGAAAGATACAACTGTCAAAGCAAAGGATACAACCTCAAAAGCAAAGAGTACAACTACTAAAGCAAAGGATTCATATGCTACATCAAAGGATACAACTGTTACAGCTAAGGATTCAACTGCAAAAACAAAGGGTACAACTGCTAAAGCAAAGTATACAACTACTGAAGCGAAAGATACAGCTACGAAAGCGAAGGATTCAAATCCTCAAGTGATGGATACAACGAATGTAGCGAAGGATACAGTCACTAAAGCAAAGGGTACAGGCACTAAAGCAAAGGGTACAACCAGTAAGGCAAAGGGTACAAGTAGTAAAGCAAAGGGTACCGTTATCGAAACGAAGGATAATGTTAGAACGGGTCATACGTCATTGTCGAATGGGAAAACGGTACTAAAGACGTTTTGGACGGTATGTATGAGATGCAAATTGCAGTATGAATTTGGACGAATGTATGTGAACCGAAATCTTTTGTGTCCTACGTGTTATGGACCCTTTCGTGCAATAGAGGTTCCACCACCAAATATAAACGGGTCAGCGGGTAATAACATTTTGAACCAAGAAACATGCAAGATCGCGGGTGGTGAAACGGGTCAGGGTACAAGCTCTAAATGGGCCCCGTTTAAAAAAGCGTATAGTGCAGCTGATGTTGACCAGGCTGCAAACTTGGTTCAACAGACTTATGAAAAAGTGAAAAGGGAAAGAGAAGAAGCTCAGGCAAACACTAAACGAGAAAAAGCTTTGAGAAGAAAATTAGATAAAAAAACAGCTAAATTGTCGAATTCTGATGCAATTAATGGGCCAATTGAGGTAAAGAAAGATGTTTCGGATATGGGTATAAAGAAAGGGTTAATTAAGAAGGCAACAATGGAGATTAAAAAGAAGCTAAACGAATGGAGCTCAGAAACGGTTAAAGATTGGTTACCAAATGAAGAATCTAAGAATCTTGAAACGGAATCTGTACCTGATCCAGATTTTTATGATTTTGATATTGATCGAAGCGAAAAGTGTTTTGAAGAAGGACAAGTTTGGGCAGCTTATTGTGATGATGACGAAATGCCTAGAACTTATGCCATGATCGAAAAGGTAATTACATTAACGCCCTTTAAGATGAAGATTTGTTGGTATAATTTGAAACCCGAGTATTCAGGGGCGTACGGGGAGTTTAAAGCGGGAAAACACGAAACAGTTTCGTCCCCTAATTACTTCTCGCACAAGGCGAATTTCACGAAACGGGAAAATGGGAGTGTTTGGGTTTTTCCTAAAAAAGGCGATGTGTGCGCGTTATACAGAAATGGTAAAAAATCGGGTTTTGTAAAGCACGCGTTCGAAATTATGGAAGTTGATGCATACGATCAAGAAACGGGTGGTGTTACTGTAACTCCACTTGTTAAAGTTGCAGGTTACAAAACGGTGTTTCATAGACATGTAAACACTAAAGAAACAAAGGTGGTTATGAAAACTGAAATGGGTCGATTTTCCCATCAAATACCTGCGTATCTGATAACTGGTCGAGAATCATTGAATGCGATAAAGGGTTGTTATGAGCTCGATCCTGCTGCTGTTCCTCGCGAGTTTCTTCATGTTATAAAGAATGTTAACGAAGGTGAAAATGGTGATGATCAAATGTTGGAGACGTTTGATGGGTTAGAAGATTTGAAGGAAGCTGATAATATGGATGTTGAAAATTAA